In a single window of the Leisingera daeponensis DSM 23529 genome:
- the xdhA gene encoding xanthine dehydrogenase small subunit — MALTFRLNGETVRITDASPTLTLLDWLREEQGLTGTKEGCNEGDCGACTVMVTDSRGSKALNACILFLPQLQGKSVRTVEGASGPDGSLHPVQQTMVNHHGSQCGFCTPGFIMSMVTAHANGATDFDDQLAGNLCRCTGYAPIIRAAEAAKDIPVPGWIADEASFSFPEILRGEAEGRGAAPPSDKPAAAPPSGKQAAAPPLLPASSDELAELYSAHPGATLIAGATDVGLWVTKQLRHLPQVIFLGGCDGLKGIEVTDSTVRIGAMADMNDLRAAMEPLHPSFAGMLRRFASQQIRAAATVGGNIANGSPIGDTPPALIALGATLHLRKGDSRRELPLEDFFLDYGKQDRQPGEFVEAVSFPRQPDALKVYKLSKRFDQDISAVLGAFNVTVMNGKVSAARIAFGGMAGIPKRAANVEAALTGQPWNEATIQAAAKAFDQDFTPMTDMRASAEYRLETARNMLARYFADQNGQTVSVLEVRA, encoded by the coding sequence ATGGCACTCACCTTTCGTCTGAACGGTGAAACGGTCCGCATCACGGACGCAAGCCCAACACTGACGCTGCTGGACTGGCTGCGCGAGGAACAGGGCCTCACCGGCACCAAGGAAGGCTGCAACGAGGGCGATTGCGGCGCCTGCACCGTCATGGTCACGGATTCACGCGGATCGAAGGCCCTGAACGCCTGCATCCTGTTCCTGCCGCAGCTGCAGGGCAAGTCGGTGCGCACCGTCGAGGGTGCCTCAGGCCCGGACGGCAGCCTGCACCCCGTGCAGCAGACCATGGTCAACCACCACGGCAGCCAATGCGGCTTCTGCACCCCCGGTTTCATCATGTCGATGGTCACCGCCCATGCCAACGGCGCCACGGATTTCGACGATCAGCTGGCGGGGAACCTGTGCCGCTGCACCGGCTACGCCCCGATCATCCGAGCCGCCGAGGCCGCCAAGGACATCCCCGTCCCCGGCTGGATCGCCGATGAGGCCTCCTTCAGCTTTCCCGAAATACTCCGGGGGGAGGCCGAAGGCCGGGGGGCAGCGCCCCCCTCTGACAAACCTGCGGCAGCGCCCCCTTCCGGCAAACAGGCGGCAGCGCCCCCGCTCCTGCCAGCCTCATCCGACGAACTCGCCGAGCTCTACAGCGCCCACCCCGGCGCCACCCTGATTGCCGGCGCCACCGACGTGGGCCTCTGGGTCACCAAGCAGCTCCGCCACCTGCCGCAGGTAATCTTCCTCGGCGGCTGCGACGGCCTGAAGGGCATTGAGGTCACGGACAGCACTGTCCGCATCGGCGCCATGGCAGACATGAACGATCTGCGCGCCGCGATGGAGCCGCTGCACCCGTCCTTTGCCGGAATGCTGCGCCGCTTTGCCTCCCAGCAGATCCGCGCCGCCGCCACCGTCGGCGGCAACATCGCTAACGGCTCCCCCATCGGCGACACCCCGCCCGCGCTGATTGCCCTTGGCGCCACCCTGCATCTGCGCAAGGGGGACAGCCGCCGCGAACTGCCGCTGGAGGATTTCTTCCTCGACTACGGCAAGCAGGACCGCCAGCCGGGTGAGTTCGTCGAGGCGGTCAGCTTCCCGCGCCAGCCCGACGCCCTGAAGGTCTACAAGCTGTCGAAACGCTTCGATCAGGATATCTCCGCCGTGCTCGGCGCCTTCAACGTGACCGTGATGAACGGCAAGGTCTCCGCCGCCCGCATCGCCTTTGGCGGCATGGCGGGCATCCCGAAACGCGCCGCAAACGTCGAGGCGGCCCTGACCGGCCAGCCCTGGAATGAGGCCACCATCCAGGCCGCCGCCAAGGCCTTCGACCAGGACTTCACCCCGATGACCGACATGCGCGCCTCTGCCGAATACCGGCTGGAAACCGCGCGCAACATGCTGGCCCGCTATTTCGCCGACCAGAACGGCCAGACGGTCTCGGTGCTGGAGGTGCGGGCATGA
- the xdhB gene encoding xanthine dehydrogenase molybdopterin binding subunit, protein MSVSKPLPHDSARLHVTGAARYTDDIPSPRGTLHLAFGLSPIARGHITGMDLSEVQQSPGVVAVLTAKGLPFANDVSPSIHDEPLLAAGTVNYAGQPVFLVVADSHLNARIAARKGKVDYKEEPALLTLDAALAADSRFEEGPRIYHKGDAAKAIDAAPHRVEGTFELGGQEHFYLEGQAAMALPQEDGGMHVHSSTQHPTEIQHKVAEAIGLPMHAVRVETRRMGGGFGGKESQGNALAVACAVAARLTGKPCKMRYDRDDDMVITGKRHAFRISYRAGFDGDGSLQGVEFLHLVDCGWAQDLSLPVADRAMLHADNAYLIPNIRIESHRLRTNRQSATAYRGFGGPQGMVGIERVMDHIAHNLGLDPAELRQRNYYAPMQTPEAPAGEAQDTSGQPLDPDADLASRGAPAQPAKTSPPPKDVQTTPYHMPVEDFILHDLTAQLLKSSDYAARKADIAKWNQGQTHLKRGIAFSPVKFGISFTLTHLNQAGALVHVYQDGSVHLNHGGTEMGQGLFQKVAQVAASRFGIPLGKVKITASDTAKVPNTSATAASSGSDLNGMAVKAACDTLRARMAEHLALQHQASPADVVFENGMVRIGQDEMTFEKAAMACYQGRVSLSATGFYKTPKVEWDRIKGRGRPFYYFAYGAAVTEVAVDALTGENRILRADILHDAGASLNPGIDIGQIEGGYVQGAGWLTTEELVWDDTGRLRTHAPSTYKIPACSDRPDVFNVNLFDGRNREDTIYRSKAVGEPPFMLGISAWLALSDAVAAFGETYPALNAPATAEEVWRAVRRVRDGI, encoded by the coding sequence ATGAGTGTTTCCAAACCCCTCCCCCATGACTCCGCCCGGCTGCATGTGACCGGCGCGGCGCGCTATACCGATGACATCCCCAGCCCCCGCGGCACCCTGCATCTGGCCTTTGGCCTGTCTCCCATTGCCCGCGGCCATATCACCGGGATGGACCTCAGCGAGGTGCAGCAAAGCCCCGGCGTCGTGGCAGTGCTGACAGCCAAGGGGCTGCCCTTTGCCAATGACGTCTCCCCCTCGATTCATGACGAGCCGCTGCTGGCGGCCGGCACTGTCAACTATGCCGGCCAGCCGGTGTTCCTGGTGGTGGCCGACAGCCACCTCAATGCCCGGATCGCCGCCCGCAAGGGCAAGGTGGATTACAAGGAAGAACCCGCTCTCCTGACCCTGGACGCCGCGCTGGCTGCCGACAGCCGGTTCGAGGAAGGCCCGCGCATCTATCACAAGGGCGACGCAGCCAAAGCCATTGATGCCGCCCCGCACAGGGTCGAGGGCACGTTCGAGCTGGGCGGCCAGGAGCATTTCTACCTCGAAGGCCAGGCGGCCATGGCGCTGCCGCAGGAGGATGGCGGCATGCACGTCCACTCCTCCACCCAGCACCCGACCGAGATCCAGCACAAGGTGGCAGAGGCGATCGGCCTGCCGATGCACGCCGTCCGGGTCGAGACCCGCCGCATGGGCGGCGGCTTTGGCGGCAAGGAAAGCCAGGGCAACGCGCTCGCCGTCGCCTGCGCCGTCGCCGCCCGGCTGACCGGCAAGCCCTGCAAGATGCGTTACGACCGTGACGACGACATGGTGATCACCGGCAAGCGGCACGCCTTCCGCATCTCCTACCGCGCGGGCTTTGACGGTGATGGCAGCCTGCAAGGCGTCGAGTTCCTGCATCTGGTGGACTGCGGCTGGGCGCAGGACCTGTCGCTGCCGGTCGCCGACCGCGCGATGCTGCACGCGGACAACGCCTATCTGATCCCCAATATCCGCATCGAAAGCCACCGCCTGCGCACCAACCGGCAAAGCGCCACCGCCTACCGCGGCTTTGGCGGCCCGCAGGGCATGGTGGGGATCGAACGGGTGATGGACCACATCGCGCATAATCTGGGGCTGGACCCGGCAGAGCTGCGGCAGCGCAATTACTACGCGCCGATGCAGACCCCGGAAGCCCCCGCCGGCGAAGCGCAGGACACCTCCGGCCAGCCGCTGGACCCGGACGCCGACCTCGCCTCCCGCGGCGCGCCGGCGCAGCCCGCCAAGACCAGCCCGCCGCCCAAGGACGTGCAGACCACGCCCTACCACATGCCGGTCGAGGACTTCATTCTGCATGACCTGACCGCGCAGCTGCTGAAATCCTCGGATTATGCGGCGCGCAAGGCGGACATTGCCAAGTGGAACCAGGGCCAGACCCACCTGAAACGCGGCATCGCCTTCTCCCCGGTGAAGTTCGGGATTTCCTTTACCCTCACCCATCTCAACCAGGCGGGCGCGCTGGTGCATGTCTATCAGGACGGCTCGGTGCATTTGAACCACGGCGGCACCGAGATGGGCCAAGGGCTGTTCCAAAAGGTGGCGCAGGTCGCCGCCAGCCGCTTTGGCATCCCGCTGGGAAAGGTGAAGATCACCGCCAGCGACACCGCCAAGGTGCCCAACACCTCGGCCACGGCGGCCTCCTCCGGCTCCGACCTCAACGGCATGGCGGTGAAGGCCGCCTGCGACACCCTGCGCGCCCGCATGGCAGAACATCTGGCGCTGCAGCATCAGGCCAGCCCCGCCGACGTGGTGTTTGAAAACGGCATGGTGCGGATCGGCCAGGACGAGATGACATTCGAGAAGGCCGCGATGGCCTGCTACCAGGGCCGCGTCAGCCTGTCGGCCACCGGTTTCTACAAGACCCCCAAGGTCGAATGGGACCGGATCAAGGGCCGGGGCCGCCCGTTCTACTACTTCGCCTATGGCGCCGCGGTGACAGAGGTGGCGGTGGATGCGCTGACCGGCGAGAACCGCATCCTAAGGGCCGACATCCTGCATGACGCCGGCGCCTCGCTGAACCCGGGCATCGACATCGGCCAGATCGAGGGCGGCTATGTCCAGGGCGCGGGCTGGCTGACGACCGAGGAACTGGTCTGGGACGATACCGGCCGCCTGCGCACCCATGCGCCCTCCACCTACAAGATCCCCGCCTGTTCCGACCGGCCGGATGTGTTCAACGTGAATCTTTTCGACGGCCGGAACCGCGAGGACACGATCTACCGCTCCAAGGCAGTGGGGGAGCCGCCGTTCATGCTGGGCATCTCCGCCTGGCTGGCCCTCAGCGATGCGGTCGCGGCCTTCGGCGAGACCTACCCGGCGCTGAACGCGCCTGCCACCGCGGAAGAGGTCTGGCGCGCGGTGCGGAGAGTGCGCGATGGGATTTGA
- the xdhC gene encoding xanthine dehydrogenase accessory protein XdhC, with protein sequence MGFDVEELRRAVAAHGRVVRVVIAAIRGSSPREAGTAMLVWQDGQSGTIGGGTLEHEAAEAARRQVAPKQISTHALGPDLGQCCGGAVTLFSEVYEAADLNTLDSHVIARPASPALMPVAVKRLLAGARGQGQAPAPQLVEGWMIEPVHQPQLPVWIWGAGHVGRALVNVLAPLPDLQITWVDTAAERFPAEIPAGVTAVPAADVALLVPHAPENAAHLVLTYSHALDLALCHALLSHGFAFAGLIGSKTKWARFRSRLAALGHAPGAIARITCPIGDPELGKHPQMIAVGVAAQLLRHGKEDEQREDRRA encoded by the coding sequence ATGGGATTTGACGTCGAGGAGCTGCGACGGGCGGTTGCCGCGCATGGCCGCGTGGTGCGGGTGGTGATCGCCGCCATCCGCGGCTCCTCCCCGCGCGAGGCGGGCACCGCGATGCTGGTCTGGCAGGACGGCCAGTCCGGCACCATCGGCGGCGGCACTCTGGAGCACGAGGCGGCAGAGGCCGCCCGGCGGCAGGTGGCCCCCAAGCAGATCAGCACCCATGCGCTGGGGCCGGACCTAGGCCAATGCTGCGGCGGTGCGGTCACGCTCTTCAGCGAGGTTTATGAGGCCGCAGACCTGAACACGCTGGACAGCCACGTCATTGCCCGCCCGGCCAGCCCGGCGCTGATGCCGGTCGCGGTGAAGCGGCTCCTCGCCGGCGCCCGCGGCCAGGGCCAGGCACCGGCGCCGCAGCTGGTCGAGGGCTGGATGATCGAGCCGGTGCACCAGCCGCAATTGCCGGTCTGGATCTGGGGCGCGGGCCATGTCGGGCGGGCGCTGGTCAATGTGCTGGCACCGCTGCCGGACCTGCAGATCACCTGGGTGGACACCGCCGCCGAGCGGTTCCCGGCAGAGATCCCCGCCGGCGTCACCGCGGTTCCGGCAGCTGACGTTGCGCTCCTTGTGCCGCATGCGCCTGAAAACGCTGCGCATTTGGTGCTGACCTATTCCCATGCGCTGGATCTGGCGCTATGCCACGCGCTGTTGAGTCATGGCTTTGCCTTCGCCGGGCTGATCGGCTCCAAAACCAAATGGGCGCGGTTCCGCTCGCGTCTTGCCGCCTTGGGGCACGCCCCCGGGGCAATCGCAAGGATCACCTGCCCGATCGGCGATCCGGAACTTGGAAAACATCCGCAGATGATTGCGGTCGGTGTTGCAGCGCAGCTGCTGCGGCATGGAAAAGAAGACGAACAGAGAGAGGACCGGCGCGCGTGA
- a CDS encoding ABC transporter ATP-binding protein, giving the protein MSVPLLSLQGLTKAYPGVVANDTVSFDIGEGEVHALLGENGAGKSTLVKMIYGLVKPDSGKMLLRGQPYEPAEPRQARADGIAMVFQHFSLFDALNVAENIALGMENPPEMRDLAARIREVSETYGLPLDPYRTVGDLSAGERQRVEIIRCLLQDPKLLIMDEPTSVLTPQEVEILFKTLQKLQSEGTSILYISHKLEEIRTLCDHATILRLGKNVGECIPAETSARDMAELMVGSTLQTPQRGAREFGAVAMDISGLSVPAPSAFGTALKNVHLTVRKGEILGIGGVAGNGQDELLGVLSGETLTEADAVKLHGQPIGRLGPTARRKLGVLAAPEERLGHAAAPDMSLTENAMLTGSVREGLEKNGFLDWGKTKEFAERIIKTFDVRTPGPGNAARSLSGGNLQKFVIGREVLQDPDVLVVNQPTWGVDAAAAAAIRQSLLDLAAKGAAVICISQDLDELMEISDSFAALNEGRLSAPREAAGLTVDEIGLMMGGAHGMEVAHV; this is encoded by the coding sequence GTGAGTGTACCACTGTTGAGCCTGCAAGGCCTGACCAAGGCCTACCCCGGGGTTGTGGCCAATGACACAGTTTCCTTTGACATCGGCGAAGGCGAAGTGCATGCCCTGCTCGGCGAAAACGGCGCCGGGAAATCGACGCTGGTCAAGATGATCTACGGGCTGGTGAAACCGGACAGCGGCAAGATGCTGTTGCGCGGCCAGCCCTATGAACCGGCCGAGCCGCGCCAGGCGCGCGCCGACGGCATCGCCATGGTGTTCCAGCACTTTTCGCTGTTTGACGCGCTGAACGTGGCCGAGAACATCGCGCTTGGCATGGAAAACCCGCCGGAAATGCGCGATCTGGCCGCCCGCATCCGCGAAGTGTCGGAAACCTACGGCCTGCCGCTTGACCCCTACCGCACCGTCGGCGACCTGTCCGCGGGCGAGCGCCAGCGGGTCGAGATCATCCGCTGCCTGCTGCAGGACCCGAAACTGCTGATCATGGATGAGCCGACCTCGGTCCTGACGCCGCAGGAAGTGGAGATCCTGTTCAAGACCCTGCAGAAGCTGCAGTCCGAGGGCACCTCGATCCTCTATATCTCGCACAAGCTGGAGGAAATCCGCACCCTGTGCGATCACGCCACCATCCTGCGCCTGGGCAAGAACGTGGGCGAGTGCATCCCGGCTGAGACCTCCGCCCGCGACATGGCGGAACTGATGGTCGGCAGCACCCTGCAGACACCCCAGCGCGGGGCGCGCGAGTTCGGTGCCGTCGCGATGGATATCTCCGGCCTGTCGGTGCCGGCCCCCTCGGCCTTCGGCACCGCTCTCAAGAACGTGCATCTGACCGTGCGCAAGGGCGAGATCCTAGGCATCGGCGGCGTTGCCGGCAACGGCCAGGACGAATTGCTGGGCGTCCTTTCCGGCGAGACCCTGACCGAGGCCGACGCGGTGAAGCTGCACGGGCAGCCGATCGGCAGGCTTGGCCCCACCGCCCGGCGCAAGCTCGGCGTGCTGGCAGCACCCGAGGAACGCCTCGGCCACGCCGCCGCGCCTGATATGAGCCTGACGGAGAACGCCATGCTCACCGGATCGGTGCGGGAGGGGCTGGAGAAGAACGGCTTCCTCGACTGGGGAAAGACCAAGGAGTTTGCCGAGCGCATCATCAAGACGTTCGACGTGCGCACCCCCGGTCCCGGCAATGCGGCGCGGTCGCTGTCGGGCGGCAACCTTCAGAAGTTCGTGATCGGGCGGGAGGTGCTGCAGGACCCGGACGTGCTGGTGGTGAACCAGCCGACCTGGGGCGTGGACGCCGCCGCCGCCGCCGCGATCCGCCAGTCGCTGCTGGACCTCGCGGCCAAGGGCGCCGCGGTGATCTGCATCAGCCAGGATCTGGATGAGCTGATGGAAATCTCCGACAGCTTTGCCGCGCTGAACGAGGGCCGCCTCAGCGCCCCGCGCGAGGCCGCAGGCCTGACGGTGGATGAGATCGGCCTGATGATGGGCGGCGCCCACGGCATGGAGGTGGCGCATGTCTGA
- a CDS encoding ABC transporter permease, translating into MIRLEKRPQPSRAWSMATPLVAVLATMFFGGLLFAALGKPPAEAIRTIFWEPLFGEFSFYYRPQLLVKGAPLVLIAIGLSLGFRAGIWNIGAEGQYIMGAICGAGAGLAFYPAESFLIFPLMVVAGALGGWAWAMIPAVLKTRFGTNEILVSLMLVYVAEQFLASVSLGLLKNPEGFGFPGSRNLQAWDSAHNAELIAGTGMHWGVVAALIAVIFAYVLLNRHMTGYHIRLTGEAPRAARFAGVNPTRLVLFCLGTSGALAGLAGLFEVSGPSGQISIDFNVGYGFTAIIVAFLGRLHPVGILLAGGLMALTYIGGDIAQSNLQLPAAAIQVFQGMLLFFLLAFDLLTNFRIAIGKPEVA; encoded by the coding sequence ATGATCCGGCTTGAGAAACGGCCGCAGCCGTCGCGCGCCTGGTCGATGGCGACGCCGCTGGTGGCGGTGCTGGCGACGATGTTTTTCGGCGGGCTCTTGTTTGCCGCGCTTGGCAAACCGCCGGCGGAGGCGATCCGCACCATCTTCTGGGAACCGCTGTTTGGCGAGTTCTCCTTCTACTACCGCCCGCAACTGCTGGTCAAAGGCGCGCCGCTGGTGCTGATCGCCATCGGCCTGTCGCTGGGCTTCCGCGCGGGCATCTGGAACATCGGTGCCGAGGGCCAGTACATCATGGGCGCCATCTGCGGCGCCGGTGCGGGCCTTGCCTTCTACCCTGCCGAGTCGTTCTTGATCTTCCCGCTGATGGTTGTGGCGGGCGCGCTTGGCGGCTGGGCCTGGGCGATGATCCCGGCGGTTCTGAAAACCCGCTTCGGCACCAATGAAATCCTGGTCTCGCTGATGCTGGTCTATGTGGCCGAGCAGTTCCTGGCCTCGGTCTCGCTGGGCCTGCTGAAGAACCCCGAAGGCTTCGGCTTCCCCGGTTCGCGCAACCTGCAGGCCTGGGACAGCGCCCATAACGCCGAGCTGATTGCCGGCACCGGCATGCATTGGGGCGTTGTGGCGGCGCTGATCGCGGTGATCTTTGCCTATGTTCTGCTGAACCGCCACATGACCGGCTACCACATCCGCCTGACAGGCGAGGCACCGCGGGCAGCCCGGTTCGCAGGCGTCAACCCCACAAGGCTGGTGCTGTTCTGCCTCGGCACCTCCGGCGCGCTGGCGGGTCTTGCCGGGCTGTTCGAGGTCTCCGGGCCGTCGGGCCAGATCAGCATCGACTTCAACGTGGGCTATGGCTTCACCGCGATCATCGTCGCCTTCCTGGGCCGCCTGCATCCGGTGGGCATCCTGCTGGCAGGCGGGCTGATGGCGCTGACCTACATCGGCGGCGACATCGCGCAGTCGAACCTGCAGCTGCCGGCCGCGGCCATTCAGGTCTTCCAGGGGATGCTTCTGTTCTTCCTGCTGGCCTTTGACCTGCTCACCAATTTCCGCATCGCAATCGGCAAGCCGGAGGTGGCGTAA
- a CDS encoding ABC transporter permease: MDLSAINPVLLIASLMVAATPLLLAAIGELVVEKAGVLNLGVEGMMIVGAIAGFATAVESGSPFLGFIAAAIAGAALSILFAILTQFAQANQVASGLSLTLFGLGLSALMGQSYVGVKPPRMGDIHIPVLSDLPVIGPILFGHDIILYFGIALTAAVWWVLKYSRLGLVLRAVGENHDAAHALGYKVLKIRLMAIMFGGACAGLGGAYISLIRVPQWTEGMTAGIGWIALALVVFASWKPWRALLGAYLFGGVTVVQLNLQAAGVAIPVEYLAMSPYLITILVLVILSADKSSAPAALGRNFHASR; this comes from the coding sequence ATGGATCTTTCTGCAATCAACCCGGTCCTGCTCATCGCCTCTCTGATGGTGGCGGCAACCCCGCTTTTGCTGGCGGCCATCGGTGAACTGGTGGTCGAGAAGGCCGGTGTTCTGAACCTCGGGGTCGAGGGGATGATGATCGTCGGCGCCATCGCGGGCTTTGCCACCGCAGTGGAAAGCGGCTCGCCCTTCCTCGGATTCATTGCCGCCGCCATCGCAGGCGCGGCGCTGTCCATCCTGTTCGCCATCCTCACCCAGTTTGCCCAGGCAAACCAGGTCGCCTCCGGCCTGTCGCTGACGCTCTTTGGCCTGGGCCTGTCGGCGCTGATGGGGCAGTCCTATGTCGGGGTGAAGCCGCCGCGCATGGGCGATATTCATATCCCGGTCCTCAGCGACCTGCCGGTGATCGGCCCGATCCTGTTCGGACATGACATCATCCTCTACTTCGGCATCGCGCTGACCGCCGCGGTCTGGTGGGTGCTGAAATACTCCCGCCTCGGCCTGGTGCTGCGCGCGGTGGGGGAAAACCACGACGCCGCCCATGCGCTTGGCTACAAGGTGCTGAAGATCCGCCTTATGGCGATCATGTTCGGCGGCGCCTGCGCGGGCCTGGGCGGCGCCTACATCAGCCTCATCCGCGTGCCGCAGTGGACCGAGGGCATGACCGCCGGCATCGGCTGGATTGCCCTGGCGCTGGTGGTGTTTGCCAGCTGGAAACCCTGGCGCGCACTGCTGGGTGCCTATCTCTTTGGCGGTGTGACCGTGGTGCAGCTCAATCTGCAAGCGGCAGGCGTTGCCATCCCGGTCGAGTATCTGGCAATGTCGCCCTATCTGATTACCATCCTGGTGCTTGTTATCCTTTCCGCGGACAAAAGCAGCGCACCTGCTGCGCTTGGCCGCAATTTCCACGCCTCCCGCTGA
- a CDS encoding BMP family ABC transporter substrate-binding protein — protein sequence MKLTNLLTSAAVALGLAAGAALAEDKTKVGFVYVGPVGDGGWTYEHDQGRKAVEAEFGDKVETVYVENVAEGPDAERVMTQMALEGADLIFTTSFGYMDPTINVAKKFPNVKFEHATGYKRAENVSTYSARFYEGRAVQGTIAGHMTESNIIGYIGSYPIPEVIRGINSAYIHAKKVNPDVQFKIVWAFTWFDPAKEADAAKVLIEQGADVILQHTDSTAPQAAAQNAGNVITFGQASDMAEYAPKPRVSSIIDDWAPYYIARTKAVMDGTWESVDTWDGIGAGMVGIGEISDAVPADVKEAALAIKDSIADGSYHPFTGPLKKQDGSDWLAEGETADDGTLAGMNFYVEGLEGDIPQ from the coding sequence ATGAAACTGACCAACCTCCTGACCAGCGCCGCGGTGGCGCTTGGCCTGGCCGCCGGCGCGGCGCTGGCCGAAGACAAGACCAAAGTGGGCTTTGTCTATGTCGGCCCCGTCGGCGACGGCGGCTGGACCTACGAGCACGACCAGGGCCGCAAGGCGGTTGAGGCCGAGTTCGGCGACAAGGTCGAAACCGTCTATGTGGAAAACGTGGCCGAAGGCCCGGATGCCGAGCGGGTGATGACCCAGATGGCGCTGGAAGGCGCGGACCTGATCTTCACCACCTCCTTTGGCTACATGGACCCGACCATCAACGTCGCCAAGAAGTTCCCGAATGTGAAGTTCGAGCACGCCACCGGCTACAAGCGCGCCGAAAACGTCTCCACCTATTCCGCCCGCTTCTATGAAGGCCGTGCGGTGCAGGGCACCATCGCGGGCCACATGACTGAGTCGAACATCATCGGCTACATCGGCTCCTACCCGATCCCCGAAGTGATCCGCGGCATCAACTCCGCCTATATCCACGCCAAGAAGGTGAACCCCGACGTCCAGTTCAAGATCGTCTGGGCCTTCACCTGGTTCGACCCGGCGAAAGAGGCCGACGCCGCCAAGGTGCTGATCGAACAGGGCGCCGACGTGATCCTGCAGCACACCGACTCCACCGCGCCGCAGGCCGCCGCCCAGAACGCAGGCAACGTGATCACCTTCGGCCAGGCCTCCGACATGGCGGAATATGCGCCGAAGCCGCGCGTCTCCTCGATCATTGATGACTGGGCACCCTACTACATTGCCCGCACCAAGGCCGTGATGGACGGCACCTGGGAGTCGGTTGACACCTGGGACGGCATCGGCGCCGGCATGGTGGGCATCGGCGAAATCTCTGACGCCGTTCCGGCGGACGTGAAAGAGGCTGCACTGGCCATCAAGGATTCGATTGCGGACGGTTCCTACCACCCCTTCACCGGCCCGCTGAAAAAGCAGGACGGCAGCGACTGGCTGGCAGAGGGTGAGACCGCCGACGACGGCACCCTGGCCGGCATGAACTTCTATGTCGAAGGCCTCGAAGGCGATATTCCGCAGTAA
- a CDS encoding VOC family protein, which produces MKLNYAVVGTNDMDASVKFYDALFEHSGLTQVRPSERMTYWLQDDFAFAAALPFDGEPAASGNGTMVGFSLGSAAEVTRLHRKAIELGGTCEGEPRQRGPRFSAYVRDLDRNKICFAA; this is translated from the coding sequence TTGAAACTGAATTACGCCGTTGTCGGCACCAACGACATGGACGCGTCGGTCAAATTCTACGACGCCCTGTTCGAGCACTCGGGCCTTACCCAAGTCCGGCCCAGCGAACGGATGACCTACTGGCTTCAGGACGATTTTGCCTTTGCCGCCGCCCTGCCCTTCGACGGCGAACCGGCCGCCAGTGGCAACGGCACCATGGTGGGATTCAGCCTTGGCTCCGCCGCCGAAGTCACCAGGCTGCACCGCAAGGCGATTGAGCTGGGCGGCACATGCGAGGGCGAGCCCAGGCAGCGCGGGCCTCGGTTTTCCGCATATGTGCGGGATTTGGACAGAAACAAAATCTGTTTCGCTGCTTAG
- a CDS encoding aldo/keto reductase → MTQTARKILTAPDGTPASRFAFGTMQFGGRADEAQSAEMHAACRAAGINHFDTAWLYTDGHAEQILGRLIKDERERLLIATKAGYTGGAGAANLRAQLDESRRRLGLDTVDVFYLHRFDPDTDLRETMDCFAALKDEGVIRYTGLSNFAAWQVMKAQMAGLASGTGVDILQPMYSLVKRQAEVEILPMCADQGIAAAPYSPLGGGLLTGKYARGGSGRITEDDGYRTRYGPAFMHEAAQRLSALAAERGTDPATLAVAWAAAHPAAPMPIISARTAQQLQPSLAALDFGMDAELYSTIEAFSPRPAPATDRLEEQD, encoded by the coding sequence ATGACCCAGACCGCGCGCAAGATTCTGACCGCCCCGGACGGCACCCCGGCCAGCCGTTTTGCCTTTGGCACCATGCAGTTCGGCGGCCGCGCCGATGAGGCGCAATCAGCAGAAATGCACGCCGCCTGCCGCGCCGCCGGGATCAACCACTTCGACACCGCCTGGCTGTATACCGATGGCCACGCGGAGCAGATCCTGGGCCGCCTGATCAAGGATGAGCGCGAGCGGCTGCTGATCGCCACCAAGGCGGGCTATACCGGCGGCGCGGGTGCTGCAAACCTGCGCGCCCAGCTCGACGAGAGCCGCCGCCGGCTGGGGCTGGACACGGTCGACGTGTTCTATCTGCACCGGTTTGACCCGGACACCGACCTGCGCGAGACCATGGACTGTTTCGCCGCGCTCAAGGACGAAGGCGTGATCCGCTACACCGGCCTGTCGAACTTTGCCGCCTGGCAGGTGATGAAGGCGCAGATGGCGGGGCTGGCCTCCGGCACCGGCGTGGACATCCTGCAGCCGATGTATTCGCTGGTGAAACGCCAGGCCGAGGTGGAAATCCTGCCGATGTGCGCCGATCAGGGCATCGCCGCGGCCCCCTACTCCCCGCTGGGCGGCGGCCTGCTGACCGGCAAATACGCCCGCGGCGGCAGCGGCCGCATCACGGAGGACGACGGCTACCGCACCCGCTATGGGCCGGCCTTCATGCACGAGGCCGCCCAGCGCCTGTCGGCCCTCGCGGCGGAGCGCGGCACCGATCCGGCCACCCTGGCGGTGGCCTGGGCCGCGGCGCATCCCGCTGCCCCCATGCCGATTATCTCCGCCCGCACCGCGCAGCAGCTTCAGCCCTCGCTGGCAGCGCTGGATTTCGGCATGGACGCAGAGCTTTACAGCACAATCGAAGCCTTCAGCCCGCGGCCTGCGCCTGCGACTGACCGGCTGGAAGAACAGGATTAG